One stretch of Podospora pseudoanserina strain CBS 124.78 chromosome 4, whole genome shotgun sequence DNA includes these proteins:
- a CDS encoding hypothetical protein (EggNog:ENOG503NUCH; COG:T): MSEGNDCITRSAAEAGPNDEATRSRDDVLPGMNPKGGAPEDGKPTLDRIATDVGDKEEVCTESSTTGTTHVDTGTSIPSEVTQSPTAMSTAVSSWSASEDRQLGQGTAQDPTDRVFPIRSVISVGEPGPMGRKSTEQEPRRKMSLSEPGHTPIPPTPGFGNGKQLELHSERTPFARGRFAVAASLPVTPAAAPWSPPAPTARERRQQTVSGSLSSIQADAERYGNPMPLSLADSSDEEQAVTETPSRAEETLSERKSSIAPSIPDSLYTTRFTHVMTDEGHAVITGRDGKLQRCEDEPIHTPGAVQGFGMLLTLREDAEGRLQVRHVSENSQKIIGYRPQELFALGDFLDILSDEQADNLLDHVDFIRDEDADPATNGPEVFSLSLRPPNHDKSVKLWCAIHTNPAHPNLIVCEFELDNDLQNPLRPVDEDTLNLPEDTLQSNPTLEELTESTEILSKPLRVLRSARKRRGEAGAMQVFDIMSQVQEQLANAPNLEIFLKILVGIVKELTGFHRVMIYQFDSMFNGKVVTELVDPALTRDLYKGLHFPASDIPKQARELYKLNKVRLLYDRDLETARIVCRSTEDLEVPLDMTHSYLRAMSPIHLKYLANMAVRSSMSISINAFGDLWGLIACHSYGPKGMRVSFPIRKMCRLVGDTVSRNIERLSYASRLQARKLINTVPTEHNPSGYIIASSDDLLKLFDADFGMLSIREETKILGKVEHSQEALAMLEYLRLRKFTSVLTTQDVKVDFPDLHYPPGFQVIAGLLYVPLSVGGNDFIVFFRRGQVKEVKWAGNPYEKTFKEGTEAYLQPRTSFKVWNETVVGKSRDWSEEQVETAAVLCLVYGKFIEVWRQKEAALQSSRLTRLLLANSAHEVRTPLNAIINYLEIALEGSLDQETRDNLSRSHSASKSLIYVINDLLDLTKTEEGQELVKDEIFDLPACVREGTEPFKNDARRKGIEYEFIEHPGLPKFVYGDQRRVRQAVANVTANAVQHTSAGHVRVELYLAELLERRVRVEIVVQDTGSGMSNTQLDALFRDLEQVSTDEGDDMFSPLEGAHDKEKPEKDRTLGLGLAVVARILRNMDGQLRLKSEPGKGSRFVMQLPFELPEDAASADGTAIASGALSETSRTGSVATASTPRPTDGEVIVVNRGSGGSTHTNQSISAKKSFDDSISTHSHRSIASKSSAKSGMSDAERLIDAIQTPITWGELDPELAKRRRSSRGAYYNPPAPGTKDGHGTRSLSPTRRVRPSEPTRSGSSPTNIKQQSQPLTEPPASHESPPGVRFINDSRTPLKPVRIPDEYHDKPSLPQQSETSGILFEIPPTPDVREDTREVATSTSAGEVVATPGLEVLVAEDDPINLKVLRKRLEKAGHKVSHALNGEDCATMYGEKPRGYDVVLMDMQMPIVDGLTSTKMIRTFETSSSRPQPPELSAIAQNHGRIPIIAVSASLVEREKDTYVDAGFDGWILKPIDFKRLEELLKGIVDDGVRERALYVPGEWERGGWFAARSGQQEAMVN; this comes from the exons ATGTCCGAGGGGAATGATTGTATAACTCGGTCTGCCGCGGAAGCTGGTCCTAACGACGAGGCTACTAGGTCTCGCGACGACGTCTTGCCCGGCATGAATCCAAAAGGAGGTGCCCCAGAGGATGGGAAACCGACACTTGACAGAATCGCCACCGACGTGGGCGACAAAGAGGAGGTATGCACCGAGTCATCGACAACTGGAACCACCCATGTTGACACAGGCACTTCCATCCCAAGTGAGGTTACGCAGTCGCCAACGGCCATGTCGACCGCCGTGTCATCATGGAGTGCGTCTGAAGATCGCCAGCTCGGCCAGGGGACCGCTCAGGATCCCACAGATCGCGTCTTTCCCATCCGATCCGTCATCAGTGTTGGGGAGCCTGGGCCGATGGGGAGAAAGTCGACCGAGCAGGAACCGCGACGGAAGATGTCGCTTTCAGAGCCAGGACACACGCCAATCCCTCCGACCCCAGGTTTCGGCAATGGGAAACAACTGGAGCTACATTCGGAGCGTACTCCATTTGCACGGGGCCGGTTTGCAGTTGCGGCTTCGCTACCTGTGACTCCGGCAGCCGCTCCGTGGTCGCCACCTGCTCCCACTGCGCGAGAGCGTCGACAACAGACTGTGTCAGGGTCGCTCTCCAGCATTCAAGCGGACGCAGAAAGATACGGCAATCCCATGCCGCTCTCTCTGGCCGATTCATCCGACGAGGAGCAGGCTGTAACCGAAACACCGAGTCGTGCCGAGGAAACCCTATCAGAACGCAAATCCTCCATCGCCCCGTCGATTCCCGACTCGCTCTACACAACTCGCTTCACGCATGTCATGACGGACGAGGGACACGCCGTCATCACGGGGCGGGACGGGAAGCTGCAGCGGTGCGAGGATGAGCCCATTCATACCCCTGGGGCGGTCCAAGGGTTTGGCATGCTTCTGACCCTGCGTGAAGACGCCGAGGGCCGGTTGCAAGTACGGCACGTCAGTGAAAACTCACAAAAAATCATTGGGTACCGACCCCAGGAGCTGTTCGCACTCGGCGATTTTCTGGATATCCTCAGCGATGAGCAGGCCGATAATCTGCTGGACCATGTTGACTTCATTAGAGACGAGGATGCAGATCCAGCAACCAACGGTCCCGAGGTCTTCAGTCTGTCTCTCCGCCCGCCAAATCATGACAAGTCTGTCAAGCTGTGGTGTGCCATTCACACTAACCCGGCCCATCCCAATCTCATCGTGTGCGAATTTGAGTTGGACAATGACCTTCAAAATCCATTACGCCCTGTCGATGAAGACACGCTTAATCTGCCAGAGGATACACTGCAGTCGAACCCGACCTTGGAAGAGCTCACCGAGTCCACCGAGATTCTGAGCAAACCGTTGCGGGTGTTGAGGAGCGCGCGAAAGCGTAGGGGAGAGGCCGGCGCCATGCAGGTGTTCGACATTATGAGCCAAGTGCAGGAACAGCTCGCCAACGCTCCAAACCTAGAGATCTTTTTGAAAATTCTGGTGGGCATTGTCAAAGAGTTGACAGGTTTTCATCGCGTCATGATTTACCAGTTCGATTCCATGTTTAACGGCAAGGTGGTCACGGAGCTTGTCGACCCAGCACTCACCAGGGATCTGTACAAGGGACTGCATTTTCCTGCCTCTGACATTCCGAAACAGGCGCGTGAACTGTACAAGCTCAACAAAGTTCGCCTTCTCTATGATCGAGACCTCGAAACGGCCAGAATTGTGTGCCGGTCGACAGAGGACCTCGAAGTGCCCCTGGACATGACCCATTCCTATCTCCGGGCCATGTCACCAATTCATCTCAAATACCTCGCCAACATGGCTGTTCGCTCCTCCATGTCGATATCGATTAATGCCTTTGGCGACCTGTGGGGGCTGATTGCCTGCCACTCGTATGGCCCCAAGGGCATGCGAGTCTCGTTTCCCATCAGGAAGATGTGCCGGCTGGTCGGCGACACAGTTTCGCGCAACATTGAACGCCTCTCCTACGCATCGCGTCTGCAAGCTCGCAAACTGATCAACACCGTGCCCACCGAACACAACCCGTCGGGCTACATCATTGCCTCCTCCGACGACTTGCTCAAGCTCTTCGATGCCGATTTTGGAATGCTTTCTATTCGAGAAGAGACCAAGATTCTAGGAAAGGTTGAGCATTCTCAAGAGGCCCTGGCAATGCTCGAGTATCTCCGGCTTCGGAAATTCACCTCCGTCCTCACCACGCAAGACGTCAAGGTTGACTTTCCCGATTTGCATTACCCGCCCGGGTTTCAGGTCATCGCTGGCCTGCTATACGTCCCCTTGAGCGTCGGCGGCAATGATTTCATCGTTTTCTTCCGCAGGGGCCAGGTCAAGGAAGTCAAGTGGGCGGGAAATCCGTATGAGAAAACCTTTAAAGAAGGGACAGAGGCCTACCTCCAGCCGCGGACGAGTTTCAAGGTGTGGAACGAGACCGTGGTGGGCAAGAGCCGAGACTGGTCTGAGGAACAGGTCGAGACGGCCGCAGTGCTGTGCTTGGTCTACGGCAAGTTCATCGAGGTCTGGCggcagaaggaggcggcgctgCAGAGCAGCCGGCTCACAAGACTCTTGCTGGCAAACTCGGCCCACGAAGTGCGCACGCCGCTCAACGCCATCATTAACTACCTCGAGATCGCGCTGGAAGGCTCCCTGGATCAGGAAACCAGAGACAATCTGTCACGTTCCCACTCGGCGTCAAAGTCGTTGATTTATGTCATCAATGACCTGCTGGATCTCACCAAAACCGAGGAGGGCCAGGAGCTCGTCAAGGACGAGATTTTTGACCTGCCAGCCTGCGTCCGGGAAGGGACGGAGCCCTTCAAAAACGACGCCAGGCGGAAGGGCATCGAATACGAGTTCATCGAGCATCCGGGGCTCCCAAAGTTCGTGTATGGGGACCAACGTCGCGTCCGACAGGCAGTTGCCAACGTGACAGCGAATGCCGTGCAGCACACATCGGCCGGTCATGTCAGGGTCGAGCTGTACCTGGCCGAACTCCTTGAGCGTCGAGTTCGGGTCGAGATCGTGGTGCAGGACACGGGCTCGGGTATGAGCAATACCCAGCTCGATGCCTTGTTTAGAGATCTCGAACAAGTCTCTACGGATGAGGGTGACGATATGTTCAGTCCGCTCGAGGGCGCCCACGACAAGGAAAAGCCGGAAAAGGACAGAACGCTTGGGTTGGGGCTGGCAGTAGTGGCGCGTATCTTGCGAAACATGGACGGCCAACTTCGGCTCAAATCTGAGCCGGGCAAAGGATCTCGCTTTGTTATGCAGTTGCCGTTTGAGCTTCCCGAGGATGCCGCCTCGGCAGACGGGACAGCGATAGCCTCGGGTGCCCTGTCAGAGACCTCCAGAACTGGATCCGTCGCGACAGCGTCGACACCTCGACCCACTGACGGAGaggtcatcgtcgtcaacaGGGGAAGCGGCGGATCCACCCATACCAACCAGTCGATATCAGCAAAGAAAAGCTTTGATGACTCCATAAGCACGCACAGCCACCGTAGCATAGCCAGCAAGAGCAGTGCCAAGAGTGGGATGAGCGACGCCGAACGGTTAATCGATGCTATCCAGACACCCATCACCTGGGGCGAGTTGGACCCTGAATTAGCCAAACGACGACGGAGCTCACGAGGCGCATATTACaatccaccagcaccaggtACCAAAGACGGCCATGGAACACGCTCTCTGAGCCCTACAAGGCGGGTCAGGCCATCTGAACCTACTCGGTCAGGCTCTTctcccaccaacatcaaacagCAGTCGCAACCTCTCACCGAACCCCCTGCCTCTCACGAAAGCCCACCGGGAGTGCGGTTCATCAACGACTCCAGGACCCCGCTGAAACCTGTACGCATACCAGACGAGTACCACGACAAGCCATCGCTGCCTCAGCAGAGCGAGACGTCGGGTATCCTCTTTGAAATACCGCCCACCCCTGACGTTCGAGAGGACACCCGGGAGGTTGCCACCTCGACGAGTGCgggcgaggttgttgccACGCCAGGCTTGGAAGTCCTCGTTGCCGAGGACGATCCGATCAACCTCAAGGTTTTGAGGAAGCGGTTGGAAAAGGCTGGGCACAAGGTTTCCCATGCGCTGAACGGCGAAGATTGCGCGACAATGTATGGGGAGAAACCTAGAGGCTATGATGTGGTGCTCATGGATATGCAG ATGCCCATCGTGGACGGCCTTACTAGCACCAAGATGATCAGGACATTCGAGACATCGAGCAGCCGCCCCCAGCCCCCCGAACTGTCCGCCATTGCGCAGAACCATGGGAGAATACCAATCATTGCGGTCTCGGCGagcttggtggagagggaaaaggacACGTATGTTGATGCGGGATTTGACGGGTGGATTCTGAAGCCCATCGACttcaagaggttggaggagctgttgaaAGGGAttgtggatgatggggtgagggagagggcgttgTATGTGCCGGgagagtgggagagggggggctGGTTTGCTGCGAGGAGTGGGCAGCAGGAGGCGATGGTGAATTAG
- a CDS encoding hypothetical protein (COG:E; EggNog:ENOG503NZBB), with the protein MSGLYRAPKAGEDPDRSVNVVFVGAGAVGCFYASRLHHPDHNIHVSLIARSNYRALEESGVKLQTHTFGDYTFRPAAVYPSPDAASKGAVKQWDYIIVTTKALPDVSDDSALIAPLVSEGSCIVLIQNGVGVEEPYRLRFPANPIVSGVTVISAEQISPGVIRQNRWTRLHLGPYSDSANSTSDSVETGDGTTGALVPPSPTPTPDSDSDSLNETLLSVGLDHCDRLGHYWTAFGSIPDITVSSEIDLQLIRWHKLTINAAFNPSSVLSGGLGNADMVRDPELRRHLYGVMKEIWDAAPKILGRGFPGELAGPEKILKSTERNVGSKPSMLLDWEAGRRMELEVILGNPVRLGRRRGVELRRMGTLYALLRSMQAVREGRKARL; encoded by the exons ATGAGTGGGCTATATCGTGCTCcgaaggcgggggaggatccGGATAG GTCAGTGaatgttgtttttgttggggCTGGTGCAGTTGGTTGTTTTTATGCTTCGAGGTTGCATCat CCTGATCATAATATTCACGTGTCTCTTATCGCACGCTCAAACTACCGCGCCTTGGAGGAGTCGGGGGTCAAGCTCCAGACTCACACGTTTGGGGATTACACCTTTCGTCCTGCGGCTGTTTACCCTTCACCGGATGCTGCGTCCAAGGGAGCAGTGAAGCAGTGGGACTACATCATCGTCACGACGAAGGCCCTCCCAGATGTGTCAGACGACTCGGCGCTTATTGCCCCATTGGTGTCGGAGGGGTCGTGTATAGTCCTCATCCAAAACGGggtcggggtggaggagccgtATCGACTGCGCTTTCCTGCCAACCCGATTGTGTCTGGGGTGACTGTCATCTCGGCGGAGCAGATCTCCCCTGGGGTGATCCGGCAGAACCGCTGGACACGCCTTCACCTTGGGCCGTATTCTGATAGTGCGAACTCGACTAGCGACAGCGTCGAAACGGGAGACGGCACAACGGGGGCTTTGGTGCCCCCTTCCccgaccccaaccccggATTCTGACTCTGACTCTTTGAACGAGACTCTCCTCTCTGTCGGCCTGGATCACTGCGACAGGCTGGGCCACTATTGGACTGCTTTTGGCTCGATTCCTGACATTACCGTGTCGAGTGAGATCGACCTGCAACTCATCCGCTGGCACAAGCTGACCATCAACGCGGCGTTCAACCCGTCGTCTGTCTTGTCGGGCGGGTTGGGGAACGCGGATATGGTGCGGGATCCGGAGCTGAGGCGGCATTTGTACggggtgatgaaggagatTTGGGACGCGGCGCCGAAGAtacttgggagggggtttccGGGGGAGCTGGCGGGGCCGGAGAAGATATTGAAGAGCACGGAGAGGAATGTGGGGAGCAAGCCGAGCATGTTGCTTGActgggaggcggggaggcGGATGGAGCTGGAGGTTATATTGGGGAATCCGGTcaggttggggaggcggaggggggtggagttgagaaggatgggaaCGCTTTATGCTTTGTTGAGGAGTATGCAGGCGGTgagagaggggaggaaggcaaGGTTGTGA
- a CDS encoding hypothetical protein (COG:H; EggNog:ENOG503P1U3) produces the protein MIIDGEKWACEACVRGHRVSNCQHHERPLQHINKKGRPVSQCQHCRAMRKSRSSHVKCDCGEKTHKCIHLRPVVEGHKESCCCNHGGRCTCCHKKEPGLETVPESDSDSAAAAQNKISKLSSRVRRRANTTSSDGMLAFEVNGHPKPTYKHNKVSQKCGPYQLNRVNSMHSTGSLGDHSLDGFLGDAEGCGTASATGSISGDSMPPSQHSRSEAASPLMTGSQSFAQLPPLDLSQISKYQPYVANHAEFFGNMSDHEQPIFSAGLSAASVDWNNYEGLEFARENNHDFAPSSYSQPQSYGGFDFGGSEQLTMTTTTSNSGEVSEVEDFFTNPLDDFETFRSPFPTGGFLGHTHSMMGSVDLGSVEFDELGFMKKTSAKFMNATSSMAGDDPTLLAGAASGFGGLALEDDAFWMNDYHGLPNMTDSPTENNLGPFWAEAQ, from the exons atgatCATCGACGGCGAGAAGTGGGCTTGCGAAGCCTGCGTGCGGGGCCATCGGGTCAGCAACTGCCAGCATCACG AGCGCCCACTCCAGCACATCAACAAGAAGGGCCGGCCGGTGTCGCAATGCCAGCACTGCCGGGCCATGCGCAAGTCCCGCTCATCCCATGTCAAGTGCGACTGCGGCGAAAAGACACACAAGTGTATTCACTTGAGaccggtggtggagggtcACAAGG agagctgctgctgtaACCATGGCGGCCGCTGCACCTGCTGCCACAAGAAGGAGCCTGGGCTCGAGACCGTCCCCGAGTCGGATTCGGACAGCGCTGCTGCCGCGCAGAACAAGATCTCCAAGCTGAGCTCGCGAGTTCGTCGCCgcgccaacaccaccagctcggACGGCATGCTTGCCTTTGAAGTCAACGGCCACCCCAAACCGACGTACAAGCACAACAAGGTCTCGCAGAAATGCGGCCCCTACCAGCTCAACAGGGTCAACTCGATGCACAGCACGGGAAGCTTGGGCGACCATTCGTTGGACGGCTTCCTTGGAGATGCCGAAGGCTGTGGCACCGCGTCCGCGACCGGAAGCATCAGCGGCGACAGCATGCCGCCATCGCAGCACAGCCGGTCGGAAGCTGCCTCCCCCCTGATGACAGGCTCGCAGTCTTTTGCCCAGCTTCCGCCGCTTGACCTTTCGCAGATCAGCAAGTATCAGCCATACGTCGCCAACCACGCCGAGTTCTTTGGCAACATGTCGGACCACGAGCAGCCTATTTTCAGCGCCGGCTTGAGTGCGGCCTCGGTCGACTGGAACAACTATGAGGGCTTGGAGTTTGCCCGCGAAAACAACCACGATTTCGCCCCCTCTAGCTACAGCCAACCACAAAGCTACGGTGGATTTGACTTCGGTGGGTCGGAGCAGCTCACCATGACGACGACCACGTCCAACTCGGGCGAGGTTTCCGAGGTCGAGgacttcttcaccaacccgtTGGATGACTTTGAGACTTTCCGAAGCCCTTTCCCCACGGGTGGATTTCTCGGGCACACCCACAGCATGATGGGCAGTGTGGATCTCGGCAGTGTCGAGTTTGACGAACTAGGCTTCATGAAGAAGACTAGCGCCAAGTTTATGAACGCCACCTCGTCCATGGCCGGAGATGACCCGACCCTTCTGGCCGGCGCCGCTTCGGGCTTCGGTGGCTTAGCGCTCGAGGACGACGCCTTTTGGATGAACGACTACCACGGACTTCCCAACATGACGGACTCCCCCACAGAGAACAACCTCGGGCCTTTCTGGGCGGAGGCCCAATGA